In Brevibacillus brevis, a genomic segment contains:
- a CDS encoding tetratricopeptide repeat protein — protein sequence MNEKLQEVVRLRTAGNLEEARALALQLASESPADPVVHYQCAWCHDAAGLEREAVPFYERAIQLGLRPEDDLAGALLGLGSTYRTLGQYEQAAETLAKGMQQFPEDRAFPVFLSMAFYNLGRHHEAMRLLMQNLAETTSDPAISAYRKAILFYADDLDKTW from the coding sequence ATGAACGAAAAACTGCAGGAAGTCGTACGACTGCGAACGGCAGGGAATTTGGAGGAAGCGAGAGCACTCGCGCTGCAGCTGGCAAGTGAATCTCCCGCAGACCCTGTCGTCCACTACCAGTGCGCGTGGTGCCACGATGCCGCCGGCCTGGAAAGGGAAGCCGTTCCATTTTACGAAAGGGCGATCCAGCTCGGGCTTCGGCCAGAGGACGATTTGGCGGGAGCCTTGCTGGGACTGGGAAGCACGTACCGCACGCTGGGGCAGTACGAGCAGGCGGCTGAGACCCTCGCCAAAGGCATGCAGCAATTCCCTGAAGACCGCGCCTTCCCCGTGTTCCTCTCCATGGCCTTCTACAACCTCGGCAGACATCACGAAGCGATGCGGCTGCTCATGCAAAACCTCGCGGAGACGACGAGCGATCCCGCCATTTCCGCGTACCGGAAAGCGATTTTGTTTTACGCCGACGATCTGGACAAGACCTGGTAA
- a CDS encoding response regulator, producing MYKLILVDDEEDVREGVSQEIDWHAHGFEVLAKAENGKEALDLVERLRPDVVVTDIRMPFMDGLQLAEAVRRQFPATRIIILTGFDEFEYAQKAVKLHIDEYVLKPFSAVELIDALGKVKARMDEEAAHRENNQLLRESYRKSLPVLREVFLSSLLNRGLAKEDILAKATEYGVQLIGSEYLVALVCLDQKNKEEQHILLFAVKNIAEEQLTLGECPGLVFLHNDQVVLLLRKEQDREDRLERLFQSVGEEIRRSVEKYLGVTVTVGVGTVVRELTELPYSYEEAAVAVDYKSILGNNRLIFICDVEKQPRDSVRFDERKEHELVRCIKMGTLPELHQAVEELFAEVTDGNVSIQDYRIYLLEIMTTILKTAQRADLDMDQLFGGQARLLAEITSFNSVQEARDRIIDLCEKIMGGIANGRTHTYKRLVDQAIAYTLKNYQSPDISIHKVCAELHISPGYFSSIFKRETKTTFVTYLLQLRMEKAKELLRTTDLKTFEIAERVGYSDANYFSFCFRKHVGQSAKEYRSSSGKEE from the coding sequence ATGTACAAATTGATTCTGGTAGATGACGAGGAAGACGTGAGAGAAGGGGTCAGCCAGGAAATCGACTGGCACGCGCACGGCTTTGAGGTGCTGGCAAAAGCCGAGAACGGCAAGGAGGCGCTGGATCTGGTGGAGCGTCTGCGGCCGGATGTGGTCGTCACCGACATCCGCATGCCGTTCATGGATGGGCTGCAGCTCGCAGAGGCTGTACGGCGGCAGTTTCCGGCGACCCGTATCATCATTCTCACGGGCTTCGACGAGTTTGAATACGCGCAAAAAGCGGTCAAGCTCCACATTGACGAATACGTGCTCAAACCGTTTTCCGCCGTCGAGCTGATCGACGCGCTCGGCAAGGTGAAGGCTCGGATGGACGAGGAAGCGGCCCATCGGGAGAACAACCAGCTTTTGCGGGAGAGCTATCGAAAAAGCTTGCCTGTCCTGAGGGAAGTTTTTTTGTCATCCCTGCTGAATCGCGGACTGGCGAAGGAGGACATCCTGGCGAAAGCGACCGAGTACGGTGTGCAGCTGATTGGAAGCGAATATCTGGTGGCGCTTGTCTGCCTCGATCAGAAGAACAAGGAAGAGCAGCACATCCTGCTGTTCGCCGTCAAAAACATCGCGGAAGAACAGCTGACGCTCGGAGAGTGCCCCGGCCTCGTCTTTTTGCACAACGATCAGGTCGTGCTTCTGCTGCGAAAGGAACAGGACAGGGAGGATCGCCTGGAGCGGCTGTTTCAGTCGGTCGGGGAGGAGATCAGGCGCTCCGTTGAAAAGTACCTGGGTGTCACGGTGACGGTAGGTGTCGGCACGGTGGTCCGCGAGTTGACGGAGCTGCCGTACTCGTACGAGGAGGCGGCAGTGGCGGTAGACTACAAGAGCATCCTGGGAAACAATCGGCTCATTTTCATCTGCGACGTGGAAAAGCAGCCGCGGGACAGCGTCCGTTTCGACGAGCGAAAAGAACACGAGCTGGTCCGCTGCATCAAAATGGGGACCTTGCCCGAGCTGCATCAGGCGGTGGAGGAGCTGTTCGCCGAGGTGACGGATGGCAACGTCTCCATTCAAGACTATCGTATCTACCTGCTGGAGATCATGACCACGATTTTGAAAACCGCCCAGCGCGCCGATCTCGACATGGACCAGCTGTTTGGCGGCCAGGCGCGGCTGCTTGCGGAAATCACCTCGTTCAACAGCGTGCAGGAGGCCCGAGACCGGATCATTGACCTTTGCGAGAAAATCATGGGCGGCATCGCGAACGGCCGGACCCATACATACAAGCGGCTTGTCGACCAGGCGATCGCTTATACCCTCAAGAACTACCAATCCCCTGACATTTCGATCCACAAGGTGTGCGCAGAGCTGCACATCAGTCCAGGCTATTTCAGCAGCATTTTCAAAAGAGAGACCAAGACGACGTTCGTGACCTACCTGCTGCAGCTCCGCATGGAAAAAGCCAAAGAGCTGCTGCGAACCACGGACCTGAAAACGTTTGAGATCGCGGAGCGGGTGGGCTACTCCGATGCGAACTACTTCAGCTTTTGCTTTCGAAAACACGTCGGCCAGTCAGCTAAAGAGTACCGAAGCAGCAGCGGCAAAGAGGAGTGA
- a CDS encoding sensor histidine kinase has translation MRKLLVGVVDSVKAKSIQFIITTSFTLVTVLVVLFVGVMLYSKFTETAEQNAYLNTQQILEQVKYNLDSYLNGTTQIFELVDDKIRRSQSISSEKLNEQLEAIVETRKDIVSIAVFSRKGELLMGTPARAMRKNSKLTDQSWFQSAIDDPNNLSFSLPHIQNLFKGEYTWVVSMSRGITVKGPSGDVQAVLLVDVNFKEIDDLCQRVGLGKKGYVYIIDLVGNIVYHPQQQLIYVGLKNENRSLPLKYSYGSYVDDSGKEKRLITIKTVDQLGWKIIGVSYMDDIATTKSEISRFLIWLLIVVSIIVLFVLSYISAKISRPIKMLERSMERVEQGDFTVNEPIRGSHEVEQLSLRFHLMVAKVRELMSQIIREQEAKRKSELEVLQAQIHPHFLYNTLNSVVRMVGIGKNEDVITTITSLSKLFRISLSRGKSVITVQEELEHVRHYLIIQKMRYKQKFAYWIEAQEEVLSCRTPKLLLQPIVENAIYHGIEHMADPGEIHVSASLCDGKVLLQVRDNGLGMSPDVRERVLAGTYKSEGGSGVGIRNVHERIRLSFGDEYGLEIESELEVGTVVNVWIPCRRDDEGQEG, from the coding sequence ATGAGAAAGCTCCTCGTTGGCGTAGTGGATTCGGTCAAGGCCAAGAGCATCCAGTTCATCATTACGACGTCTTTTACCCTCGTCACCGTGCTGGTCGTGCTGTTTGTCGGCGTCATGCTGTACAGCAAATTCACCGAGACAGCGGAGCAAAACGCCTACCTCAATACACAGCAAATTCTCGAACAGGTCAAGTACAACCTCGACAGCTACCTGAACGGGACCACGCAAATCTTCGAGCTGGTCGACGACAAGATCAGGCGAAGCCAGTCCATTTCCTCGGAAAAGCTGAACGAACAGCTGGAAGCCATCGTGGAGACGCGGAAGGACATCGTCTCGATCGCGGTGTTCAGCAGGAAGGGAGAGCTCTTGATGGGCACTCCGGCCAGGGCGATGCGCAAAAACAGCAAGCTCACGGATCAGAGCTGGTTTCAATCGGCGATCGATGATCCGAACAACCTATCGTTTTCTTTGCCGCACATCCAAAACCTGTTCAAGGGAGAGTACACCTGGGTCGTCTCCATGAGCCGAGGGATCACGGTCAAGGGACCAAGCGGCGATGTCCAAGCGGTACTGCTCGTCGATGTAAACTTCAAGGAGATCGACGACCTCTGCCAGCGAGTCGGCTTGGGGAAAAAAGGGTACGTGTACATCATCGACCTGGTCGGGAATATCGTCTACCATCCGCAGCAGCAGTTGATTTACGTCGGCCTGAAAAACGAAAACCGCTCCTTGCCGCTGAAGTATTCGTACGGCAGCTACGTCGACGATAGCGGCAAAGAGAAGCGCCTTATCACGATCAAGACCGTCGATCAGCTAGGCTGGAAGATCATCGGCGTCTCTTACATGGACGACATCGCCACGACGAAAAGCGAGATCAGCCGCTTCCTCATTTGGCTGTTGATTGTGGTGAGCATCATCGTCCTGTTTGTTCTCTCGTACATCTCGGCGAAAATTTCGCGTCCGATCAAAATGCTCGAGCGATCGATGGAGCGTGTGGAGCAAGGCGATTTTACGGTCAACGAACCGATTCGCGGCAGCCATGAAGTGGAGCAGCTGTCCCTGCGCTTTCATTTGATGGTGGCCAAAGTCAGGGAGCTGATGAGCCAGATCATCCGGGAGCAGGAGGCCAAGCGGAAAAGCGAGCTGGAAGTGCTGCAGGCGCAGATTCACCCGCATTTTTTGTACAATACGCTGAATTCCGTAGTGCGGATGGTCGGCATCGGGAAAAACGAAGACGTCATCACGACGATCACGTCCTTGTCCAAGCTGTTTCGCATCAGCCTCAGCCGGGGCAAGAGCGTCATCACGGTGCAGGAAGAGCTGGAGCACGTCCGCCATTACCTGATCATTCAAAAAATGCGCTACAAGCAGAAATTCGCGTACTGGATCGAGGCGCAGGAGGAAGTGCTGTCCTGCAGGACGCCGAAGCTGCTGCTACAGCCGATCGTGGAAAATGCCATCTACCACGGCATCGAGCACATGGCGGATCCCGGAGAGATTCACGTGTCGGCCTCCTTGTGCGACGGGAAGGTGCTGCTTCAGGTGCGGGACAACGGGCTGGGCATGTCCCCCGATGTGCGGGAGCGGGTGCTGGCAGGCACGTACAAGAGCGAGGGCGGATCGGGAGTAGGCATCCGCAACGTGCATGAGCGCATCCGGCTGTCCTTTGGAGACGAGTACGGGCTGGAAATCGAGAGCGAACTGGAGGTAGGGACAGTGGTCAACGTATGGATTCCCTGCCGGCGAGACGACGAAGGGCAAGAGGGGTGA
- a CDS encoding substrate-binding domain-containing protein, translating to MGAIKRYGVYVLLLAAAIAASVSWYSRTVDSAPDKKKTVALIVRMKHGDYWRTVKLGAEMAAKEYDLNLNFYAPDYEEDSQSQMELVNQAARDGYDALVVAPSDDSVLQEAISQTKGGVPIIALDAEGERAEVAGYIGTDNYDMGKKACEKMIQLIGKSGRIALVGTGRGKEGATRREQGVRDVIAQNRQVELVASRYAQPDKKLVGELIRELIQSEPDIRGIIALDAGTSISVAEEIEKLGLQEKVKIVAIDSPLEVLEYLQEGVISATVIQKPFSMGYLGVKYALDASRGAGVPSRVDTGTKVIDRENMFWSENQKLLFPFVK from the coding sequence ATGGGGGCAATCAAGCGCTATGGAGTATACGTACTGCTGCTGGCGGCAGCCATTGCCGCCTCTGTCTCCTGGTACTCCCGGACGGTCGATTCGGCGCCGGACAAGAAAAAGACGGTGGCGCTGATCGTGCGGATGAAGCACGGGGACTACTGGCGCACCGTGAAGCTGGGGGCGGAAATGGCTGCCAAGGAATACGATCTCAACCTCAACTTTTACGCTCCCGACTATGAAGAGGACTCCCAGAGCCAGATGGAGCTGGTAAACCAGGCTGCACGGGACGGGTATGACGCGCTGGTCGTCGCCCCGAGCGACGACAGCGTGCTGCAGGAGGCGATCTCCCAGACCAAAGGGGGCGTGCCGATCATCGCGCTTGATGCGGAGGGAGAGCGGGCGGAGGTAGCCGGCTACATCGGCACGGACAATTACGATATGGGCAAGAAGGCGTGCGAGAAGATGATTCAGCTGATCGGCAAGAGTGGCCGTATCGCTCTCGTCGGCACGGGCAGAGGCAAGGAAGGGGCGACGCGCCGGGAACAGGGAGTGCGCGATGTGATCGCCCAGAACAGGCAGGTGGAGCTGGTGGCGAGCCGGTACGCCCAGCCGGACAAGAAGCTGGTGGGCGAGCTCATCCGCGAGCTGATTCAAAGCGAGCCGGACATCAGGGGAATCATCGCCCTGGACGCTGGCACCTCGATCAGCGTGGCGGAGGAGATCGAAAAGCTCGGCTTGCAGGAAAAGGTAAAGATTGTCGCGATCGACAGCCCGCTGGAGGTGCTGGAATATTTGCAGGAAGGAGTCATATCGGCAACGGTCATCCAGAAGCCGTTTTCGATGGGGTATCTCGGCGTCAAATACGCGCTGGATGCCAGCCGGGGAGCGGGTGTGCCGAGCCGGGTCGACACGGGGACGAAGGTCATCGACCGCGAGAACATGTTTTGGTCCGAAAACCAGAAGCTGCTGTTCCCCTTTGTCAAATAG
- a CDS encoding galactose ABC transporter substrate-binding protein, which yields MRKLIASTLVAAVTLTVVGCSQSSGTSQPAASGGGGGSSSAPAPSAPAPAPAAEGQPKIGVAIYKFDDTFMTGVRNAISKAAEGKAEVDIVDSQNAQPTQNDKVDLFINKKVNALAINPVDRTAAGVIIDKAKQANIPVVFFNREPMPEDMQKWDKVYYVGAKAEESGTISGQLLVDYWKAHPEADKNKDGVLQYVMLKGEPGHQDAELRTKYSVKAIEDAGIKVEKVAEDTAMWDRVKGQEKMAAFLAASGDKIEAVLANNDDMALGAIEALKAAGYFTNGKYMPVVGVDATAPALKELEAGTLLGTVLNDANNQGKATLNIAAALAKGETPNKETTGYDITDGKYVWVPYKKITKENMNDAK from the coding sequence ATGAGAAAGCTGATTGCCAGTACGCTGGTCGCGGCGGTAACGCTCACCGTCGTCGGATGTTCCCAATCTTCGGGCACCTCGCAGCCTGCAGCCTCGGGGGGAGGGGGCGGCAGCTCATCTGCACCCGCTCCTTCTGCGCCCGCACCGGCTCCAGCAGCCGAAGGCCAACCCAAAATCGGCGTGGCCATTTACAAGTTTGACGATACGTTCATGACGGGTGTGCGCAATGCGATTTCCAAAGCGGCGGAAGGCAAGGCAGAGGTGGACATCGTCGACAGCCAAAACGCCCAGCCGACCCAAAATGACAAAGTCGATCTGTTCATCAACAAAAAGGTAAACGCGCTCGCCATCAACCCGGTGGACCGTACGGCGGCCGGTGTCATCATCGACAAAGCCAAGCAAGCGAACATCCCGGTCGTCTTCTTCAACCGCGAGCCGATGCCGGAGGATATGCAGAAGTGGGATAAGGTGTACTACGTGGGTGCGAAAGCCGAAGAATCCGGAACGATCTCCGGGCAGCTCCTCGTGGACTACTGGAAGGCCCATCCGGAAGCGGACAAAAACAAGGACGGCGTACTGCAATATGTGATGCTCAAGGGCGAGCCGGGGCACCAGGACGCCGAGTTGCGCACCAAGTACTCCGTCAAGGCGATCGAAGACGCGGGGATCAAGGTGGAAAAGGTCGCGGAAGATACGGCGATGTGGGACCGCGTGAAAGGCCAGGAAAAAATGGCGGCGTTCCTGGCAGCCTCCGGTGACAAGATCGAAGCGGTGCTGGCAAACAACGACGACATGGCCCTGGGCGCAATCGAAGCCCTGAAAGCTGCGGGCTACTTCACCAACGGAAAATACATGCCCGTCGTAGGGGTAGACGCGACGGCGCCGGCGCTCAAGGAACTGGAAGCGGGCACGCTGCTCGGCACGGTGCTCAACGACGCGAACAACCAGGGCAAGGCGACGCTCAACATCGCGGCAGCCCTGGCCAAAGGGGAGACGCCCAACAAGGAAACGACCGGCTATGACATTACGGATGGCAAATACGTATGGGTGCCGTACAAAAAAATCACGAAGGAAAACATGAACGACGCAAAATAG
- a CDS encoding sugar ABC transporter ATP-binding protein, protein MSQSDYVLEMKHISKEFPGVKALDDVTLRVRPGTVHALMGENGAGKSTLMKCLFGIYKPDSGEIVLSGERVAFASSKDALMHGISMIHQELHPVPFRSVMENIWLGRFPVRKIGPFPFVDENKMVRDTEKLFADLGMEMNPYEIVRNLSVSKVQSLEIAKAVSYQSKVIVMDEPTSSLTGNEVEQLFSIIRELKSRGVSIIYISHKMEEILRISDDVTIMRDGRLIGTWPAAELTTDLIISRMVGRDLTQRFPQKSSTPGDVVLKVEGLTSAFAHSFQDVSFELRRGEILGVGGLVGAQRTELIEALFGLRQIASGRIVLHGKEVRIRSPKEAKKHKMALLTEERRVTGIIPVLPVLENTVVANLAKYQTRYLLLHERRRREDVSQSIDMLRVKTPSMKTLIKNLSGGNQQKVLLARWLLTEPDILLLDEPTRGVDVGAKYEIYSIIADLARQGKSIVMISSEMPELLGMSDRIMVMCEGRLSGVIAGADATEEEIMRLATKHLV, encoded by the coding sequence ATGAGTCAAAGCGATTACGTGCTTGAAATGAAGCACATTTCCAAAGAGTTTCCGGGTGTGAAGGCGCTGGACGACGTCACGCTGCGAGTGCGGCCAGGTACCGTGCACGCTCTGATGGGAGAAAACGGCGCCGGCAAGTCCACCTTGATGAAATGCCTGTTTGGCATCTACAAGCCGGATTCGGGCGAAATCGTACTGAGCGGAGAGAGGGTGGCGTTCGCCAGCTCGAAGGACGCGCTCATGCACGGGATCTCGATGATTCACCAGGAGCTGCACCCGGTTCCTTTTCGCAGCGTGATGGAGAACATCTGGCTGGGGCGCTTTCCCGTCAGGAAGATCGGGCCCTTTCCGTTCGTGGACGAGAACAAAATGGTGCGGGATACGGAGAAGCTGTTCGCGGATCTCGGAATGGAGATGAATCCGTACGAGATCGTGCGCAATTTGTCCGTATCCAAGGTGCAGTCGCTGGAGATCGCCAAAGCCGTCTCGTACCAATCCAAAGTCATCGTCATGGATGAACCGACTTCCTCGCTCACCGGAAACGAAGTGGAGCAGCTGTTTTCCATCATCCGCGAGCTGAAGAGCAGGGGAGTATCGATTATTTACATTTCCCACAAAATGGAGGAGATTTTGCGCATTTCCGACGACGTGACGATCATGCGCGACGGCAGGCTGATCGGCACCTGGCCCGCCGCGGAGCTGACGACGGACCTGATCATATCCCGGATGGTGGGCCGTGACCTGACTCAACGCTTTCCGCAGAAGAGCAGTACGCCCGGAGATGTCGTGCTCAAGGTCGAGGGGCTGACCTCCGCTTTCGCCCATTCGTTTCAGGATGTGTCGTTCGAGCTGCGCCGGGGGGAGATTCTCGGTGTGGGCGGTCTGGTGGGAGCACAGCGTACGGAGCTGATCGAAGCGCTGTTCGGCTTGCGGCAAATCGCGTCGGGAAGGATCGTGCTGCACGGAAAGGAAGTGCGAATCCGCTCCCCGAAGGAAGCGAAAAAGCACAAGATGGCTTTGCTCACGGAAGAGCGCCGGGTGACGGGAATCATTCCGGTCCTGCCCGTCCTGGAGAATACCGTAGTCGCCAACCTGGCCAAATACCAGACGCGCTACCTGCTGCTTCATGAGCGGAGGCGCCGGGAGGATGTCAGTCAGAGCATCGACATGCTCCGGGTGAAGACGCCGTCGATGAAGACCCTGATCAAAAACCTGTCGGGCGGCAACCAGCAGAAGGTCCTGCTGGCGAGATGGCTGCTGACGGAGCCGGATATTCTTTTGCTGGACGAACCTACCCGCGGCGTAGATGTCGGGGCCAAGTACGAAATATACTCCATCATCGCGGACCTCGCGCGGCAAGGGAAAAGCATCGTCATGATCTCCTCGGAGATGCCCGAGCTGCTCGGGATGTCGGACCGGATCATGGTCATGTGCGAAGGGCGGCTCTCGGGCGTCATCGCCGGTGCCGACGCGACAGAAGAAGAGATCATGAGGCTGGCAACCAAACATTTGGTTTGA
- the mglC gene encoding galactose/methyl galactoside ABC transporter permease MglC, whose protein sequence is MSSTAQKQIQGFVTQNAIYIVLVVLIVGIAIYEPHFLSITTLRDILLQSSTRAIIALGAAFVLITGGTDLSAGRVVGLTAVISASLLQDQDYPRRFFPDLPDLPLLVPILIAIAAGLVVGLINGIIVSRFSVPPFIATLGTMVIVYGVNSIYFDMEPNQSQPIGGLRKDFSHLGTGFIGPSGPYSVPYIVIIAIVVALLVWVIFNKTRLGKNMYAIGGNIQAATVSGINVAWNLMIIYAIAGALYGLGGVLESARTGGATNNYGNMYELDAIAACVVGGVSTSGGIGTVPGVLAGVLIFGVINYGLTFIGVNPYWQLIIKGLIIVAAVAFDIRKYLAKK, encoded by the coding sequence ATGAGCAGCACTGCTCAAAAGCAAATACAAGGCTTCGTGACGCAAAACGCCATCTACATCGTCCTGGTCGTGCTCATCGTTGGCATCGCGATCTATGAGCCTCATTTTCTGTCAATCACGACCTTGCGGGATATTCTGCTCCAGTCGTCGACGCGGGCGATCATCGCCTTGGGAGCGGCGTTCGTCCTGATCACGGGAGGGACGGACCTCTCGGCGGGGCGTGTCGTCGGCTTGACTGCCGTCATATCGGCATCCCTGCTGCAGGATCAGGACTACCCGCGACGATTTTTCCCCGATTTGCCGGACCTGCCGCTGCTGGTGCCGATCCTGATCGCCATCGCGGCAGGCCTCGTCGTTGGACTGATCAATGGCATCATCGTGTCCCGCTTTAGCGTCCCGCCGTTTATCGCCACGCTTGGCACGATGGTCATCGTATACGGCGTCAACTCGATCTACTTCGACATGGAACCGAACCAGTCGCAGCCGATCGGAGGGCTGCGAAAGGACTTCAGCCATCTGGGCACCGGTTTTATCGGCCCGAGCGGCCCTTATTCCGTGCCGTACATCGTGATCATCGCCATTGTGGTGGCGCTGCTCGTCTGGGTGATCTTCAACAAGACGAGGCTCGGCAAAAACATGTACGCCATCGGGGGAAATATCCAGGCGGCGACGGTGTCCGGCATCAATGTGGCCTGGAACCTGATGATCATCTACGCCATCGCTGGAGCCTTGTACGGACTGGGCGGCGTGCTGGAGTCTGCGCGGACGGGCGGCGCGACGAACAACTACGGCAACATGTACGAGCTGGATGCCATTGCGGCGTGCGTCGTCGGCGGGGTGTCCACTTCGGGAGGAATCGGCACGGTGCCGGGCGTGCTGGCCGGCGTCCTCATCTTTGGCGTCATCAACTACGGGCTGACGTTTATCGGGGTAAACCCGTACTGGCAGCTCATCATCAAAGGGCTGATCATCGTGGCGGCCGTCGCGTTTGACATCCGCAAATATTTGGCGAAAAAGTAG
- a CDS encoding glycerophosphodiester phosphodiesterase, which yields MNRVRKTLLAATVLTGLLQPLSVSAAPSEKADRVDTIAHRGASGYAPENTMAAFRKAVKMKADYIELDVQATKDGKLVVIHDTTVDRTTDGTGKVGSFTWDELRQLDAGSFFGPEFAGERIPSFEEVLDEFRGKTGILIELKSPELYPGIEEKVADALAERNLDKPANEKIIVQSFNFDSMKTFHKLLPKVPIGVLTSNKEDLTDEKLAEFAVYSDYVNPTQKLVTKDLVDRIHDLGMQISVWTVRKPEEVEPLLKAGVDDIITDYPDYVPRNKHK from the coding sequence ATGAATCGAGTGAGGAAGACATTGCTTGCCGCCACTGTTTTGACGGGACTGCTTCAACCGCTGTCTGTTTCCGCTGCGCCGAGCGAAAAGGCTGATCGGGTGGACACCATCGCCCACCGGGGAGCGTCCGGCTATGCTCCGGAGAACACCATGGCTGCCTTCCGCAAAGCCGTCAAAATGAAAGCCGACTACATCGAGCTCGACGTGCAGGCAACCAAAGACGGCAAGCTCGTCGTCATCCATGACACCACGGTAGACCGTACCACGGACGGCACCGGAAAAGTGGGAAGCTTCACGTGGGACGAGCTTCGCCAACTGGATGCCGGCAGTTTCTTCGGACCCGAATTCGCCGGGGAACGCATCCCGTCCTTTGAAGAAGTCCTGGATGAATTCCGAGGAAAAACAGGCATTCTCATCGAGCTGAAATCGCCGGAGCTGTATCCGGGGATCGAGGAAAAAGTGGCCGACGCCCTGGCTGAGCGGAATTTGGACAAGCCTGCAAACGAAAAGATCATCGTGCAGTCCTTCAATTTTGACTCCATGAAGACCTTCCACAAGCTGCTGCCCAAGGTTCCGATCGGGGTACTGACCAGCAACAAGGAAGATCTGACGGACGAGAAGCTGGCCGAATTTGCTGTCTATTCGGATTACGTGAACCCGACGCAAAAGCTGGTGACAAAAGACCTCGTGGACCGCATCCACGACCTCGGCATGCAAATCTCGGTCTGGACCGTCCGCAAGCCCGAGGAAGTCGAGCCGCTGCTGAAAGCCGGGGTCGACGACATCATCACCGACTACCCTGATTACGTACCGCGCAACAAGCACAAATAG